One segment of Podospora pseudopauciseta strain CBS 411.78 chromosome 5 map unlocalized CBS411.78m_5.2, whole genome shotgun sequence DNA contains the following:
- a CDS encoding uncharacterized protein (COG:G; EggNog:ENOG503NV11), producing MIHLKPALAALLALSTQCVAIDLFVKSSGGNKTTDIMYGLMHEDINNSGDGGIYAELISNRAFQGSEKFPSNLDNWSPIGGATLTLQKLAKPLSSALPYSVNVANPKEGKGKGKDTKGKKVGLANAGFWGMDVKRQKYTGSFHVTGEYKGDFEVSLRSAITGETFGKKVVKGGSKKGKWTEKEFELVPFKDAPNSNNTFVVQWDAEGAKDGSLDLNLISLFPPTFKGRKNGLRIDLAQTMVELKPTFLRFPGGNMLEGNTLDTWWKWYETIGPLKDRPGMAGVWEYQQTLGLGLVEYMEWADDMNLEPIVGVFAGLALDGSFVPESEMGWVIQQALDEIEFLTGDAKTTKWGAVRAKLGHPKPWKVKWVEIGNEDWLAGRPAGFESYINYRFPMMMKAFNEKYPDIKIIASPSIFDNMTIPAGAAGDHHPYLTPDEFVERFAKFDNLSKDNVTLIGEAASTHPNGGIAWEGDLMPLPWWGGSVAEAIFLISTERNGDKIIGATYAPGLRSLDRWQWSMTWVQHAADPALTTRSTSWYVWRILAHHIIRETLPVDAPAGKPNFDPLFYVAGKSETGTGIFKAAVYNSTELIPVSLKFDGLNEGAVANLTVLTGPEDPYGYNDPFTGINVVKEKTTFIKAGKGGKFTFTLPGLSVAVLETADAVKGGKGKGKGKGKGN from the exons ATGATCCACCTCAAGCCAGCCCTCGCGGCGTTGTTGGCGCTGTCGACGCAATGTGTGGCTATTGATTTGTTTGTCAAGTCTTCGGGGGGGAATAAGACGACTGATATCATGTATGGTCTTATGCACGAG GATATCAACAACTCCGGCGACGGCGGCATCTACGCCGAGCTCATCTCCAACCGCGCGTTCCAAGGGAGTGAGAAGttcccctccaacctcgacaacTGGAGCCCCATCGGTGGCGCTACTCTTACCCTTCAAAAGCTTGCCAAGCCCCTTTCCTCTGCGCTGCCTTACTCCGTCAATGTCGCCAACCccaaggagggcaagggcaagggcaaggacaccaaggggaagaaggttggCTTGGCCAATGCTGGGTTTTGGGGTATGGATGTCAAGAGGCAGAAGTACACTGGTAGCTTCCACGTTACTGGTGAGTACAAGGGTGACTTTGAGGTTAGCTTGCGCAGCGCGATTACCGGGGAGACCTTTGGCaagaaggtggtgaagggtgGGAGTAAGAAGGGGAAGTGGACCGAGAAGGAGTTTGAGTTGGTGCCTTTCAAGGATGcgcccaacagcaacaacacctttGTTGTGCAGTGGGATGCCGAG GGCGCAAAGGACGGATCTTTGGATCTCAACTTGATCAGCTTGTTCCCTCCGACATTCAAAGGAAGGAAGAATGGACTGAGAATTGATCTTGCGCAGACGATGGTTGAGCTGAAGCCG ACCTTCTTGCGCTTCCCCGGTGGCAACATGCTCGAGGGTAACACCTTGGACACTTGGTGGAAGTGGTACGAGACCATTGGCCCCCTGAAGGATCGCCCGGGCATGGCTGGTGTCTGGGAGTACCAGCAAACCCTTGGCTTGGGTCTGGTCGAGTACATGGAGTGGGCCGATGACATGAACTTGGAGCCCA TTGTCGGTGTCTTCGCTGGTCTTGCCCTCGATGGCTCGTTTGTTCCCGAATCCGAGATGGGATGGGTCATCCAACAGGCTCTCGACGAAATCGAGTTCCTCACTGGCGATGCTAAGACCACCAAATGGGGTGCCGTCCGCGCGAAGCTTGGTCACCCCAAGCCTTGGAAGGTCAAGTGGGTTGAAATCGGTAACGAGGATTGGCTTGCCGGACGCCCTGCTGGCTTCGAGTCGTACATTAACTACCGCTTccccatgatgatgaaggccTTCAACGAGAAGTACCCCGACATCAAGATCATCGCCTCGCCCTCCATCTTCGACAACATGACAATCCCCGCGGGCGCTGCCGGTGATCACCACCCGTACCTGACTCCCGATGAGTTCGTTGAGAGATTCGCCAAGTTCGATAACTTGAGCAAGGATAACGTGACGCTCATCGGCGAGGCTGCGTCGACGCATCCTAACGGTGGTATCGCTTGGGAGGGAGATCTCATGCCCTTGCCTTGGTGGGGCGGCAGTGTTGCTGAGGCTATCTTCCTGATCAGCACTGAGAGAAACGGTGACAAGATCATCGGTGCTACTTACGCGCCTGGTCTTCGCAGCTTGGACCGCTGGCAATGGAGCATGACCTGGGTGCAGCATGCCGCTGACCCGGCCCTCACCACTCGCTCGACCAGTTGGTATGTCTGGAGAATCCTCGCCCACCACATCATCCGTGAGACGCTCCCGGTCGATGCCCCGGCCGGCAAGCCCAACTTTGACCCTCTGTTCTACGTTGCCGGAAAGAGCGAGACTGGCACCGGTATCTTCAAGGCTGCCGTCTACAACTCGACTGAATTGATCCCGGTGTCGTTGAAGTTTGATGGTCTTAACGAGGGAGCGGTTGCCAACTTGACGGTGCTTACTGGGCCGGAGGATCCGTATGGATACAACGACCCCTTCACTGGTATCAATGTTGTCAAGGAGAAGACCACCTTCATCAAGGCCGGAAAGGGCGGCAAGTTCACCTTCACCCTACCGGGCTTGAGTGTTGCTGTGTTAGAGACGGCCGACGCGGTCAAGGGTGGCAAGGgaaagggcaagggcaagggaaaGGGTAACTGA
- a CDS encoding uncharacterized protein (COG:S; EggNog:ENOG503P2AC) yields the protein MTTRISTQYSWTVKKVEAPDWNKKELKKVLKLALEHLGTDVCIFLDGLDEIDAGLSEGQRRLLNFVKEFQTLKNVKICVASRPEPLLKSGLSHAPMFKIHELTQWDIWKYASSVLDTRFKQLAGPDQTPLLKSICEMADGVFLWLALALQSLRNGLAQGDSVWELGKRLRALPRDLKDRYAAMWKRLGDDEPLYRRDAAMYLSTVLACQLIDNRKPLAIGELLLATNLSLMDQFCHGRLETEGLERTLTKTSDQLARRIQVRCVGLLEVTENANTPLFNRVHFIHRSAKEFLEGSEEGQKLLQGDRLSKVQRLVKITQAVLVPVLLFPEGSLEQSNVRTMCDNPASFFREIQHNWRRYGSSRVQVLEILSAAEGILEAWPSSRTSP from the coding sequence ATGACCACCAGAATCAGCACCCAATATTCCTGGACGGTCAAGAAAGTGGAAGCTCCTGACTGGAAcaagaaggagctcaagaaggtTCTCAAATTGGCTCTAGAGCATCTGGGCACCGACGTCTGTATATTTTTGGACGGGCTTGACGAGATCGATGCCGGTCTATCAGAAGGACAACGGCGACTTCTGAACTTCGTTAAGGAGTTCCAAACTCTAAAGAATGTCAAAATATGCGTCGCAAGTCGTCCTGAACCCCTTCTAAAAAGCGGTCTATCCCATGCGCCAATGTTCAAAATTCACGAACTCACACAGTGGGACATTTGGAAATACGCCTCCAGTGTCTTGGACACACGTTTCAAGCAGCTTGCTGGCCCTGACCAAACACCACTCCTGAAAAGTATTTGTGAGATGGCTGATGGAGTGTTTTTGTGGCTTGCACTGGCCCTTCAGTCGCTAAGAAATGGTTTAGCCCAAGGCGACAGTGTTTGGGAACTAGGCAAGCGCCTGAGAGCTTTGCCGAGAGATTTGAAAGATCGATATGCGGCGATGTGGAAGCGACTTGGAGATGACGAGCCTCTGTATCGACGAGATGCTGCAATGTATCTCAGCACAGTTTTGGCCTGCCAGCTCATCGATAACCGCAAGCCATTAGCCATCGGTGAATTGCTTTTGGCAACTAACTTGAGCCTCATGGATCAGTTTTGCCATGGAAGGTTAGAAACCGAGGGCCTGGAGCGAACTCTCACGAAGACATCGGATCAACTTGCGCGCCGAATACAAGTCCGTTGCGTAGGGCTCCTGGAGGTCACAGAAAACGCCAACACGCCCCTGTTTAACAGGGTTCACTTTATTCATCGATCGGCCAAAGAGTTTCTTGAGGGGTCCGAAGAGGGACAGAAGCTGTTGCAGGGTGATCGTCTCAGCAAAGTGCAAAGGCTTGTCAAAATTACACAGGCTGTGCTTGTTCCTGTACTACTGTTTCCCGAAGGTTCCCTCGAACAGAGTAACGTGCGGACGATGTGCGACAACCCTGCTTCCTTCTTCCGCGAGATTCAGCATAATTGGAGGAGATATGGGAGCTCGCGGGTGCAAGTGTTGGAGATTCTTTCCGCTGCCGAGGGCATTCTTGAGGCATGGCCGTCCAGTCGCACCAGCCCATAG
- a CDS encoding uncharacterized protein (EggNog:ENOG503NZAN; COG:H), giving the protein MSPVYGARFRLERVLRKLGGLSVAALRVKEEEQRLGKGRKEGRRSGWVGRGIMSPVTPILSAPGLGRGVGRKKEWKPVEEQRFELPGKLMLDSPGVGEELGGVPVGLAV; this is encoded by the coding sequence ATGAGTCCTGTTTATGGAGCTAGGTTTAGGCttgagagggtgttgaggaagttgggggggttgtctgttgctgctttgagggtgaaggaggaggagcagaggttggggaaagggaggaaggaaggaaggaggagtgggtgggtgggaagggggattATGTCGCCCGTTACACCTATTTTGTCGGCACCTGgcttgggaaggggggttgggaggaagaaggagtggAAGCCTGTGGAAGAACAGAGGTTCGAGTTGCCGGGGAAGTTGATGCTGGATTCgcctggggttggggaggaatTGGGGGGGGTGCCGGTTGGGTTGGCTGTATGA
- a CDS encoding uncharacterized protein (EggNog:ENOG503NZAN; COG:H) translates to MKIQEDQIKSVGLTLLYEPDGPIDPAVDIILVHGMGGHPVRSWKCFDEGQTPTPITPIHPSSTQGKRLRKPPPTAQLRRTNSEPLLAKEEGFVSRSRTLLRKASFKSSSRLRLADFADQLNEAPRNDVFWPLDFLPQSCPNARIFTWGYHTLVVDKKPLRLQGDIFAHASEFLFELATARAAFGAQARPLVFVAHSTGGIILKEILRLADIERDGPLKNVLFSTSAVVFLASPHRATEHASLGDAVTSMGSVTLSVDPDDPVLPQLCGGSSAEIELGRQSFIRRWNEFNFRVKTFQESVIPSFADADERAAATVRRLASFIGDPREKATTIGALHNNVAKFWSMEDAGYQALITCLAEFVRDEEERRHVLNSEETDCLAALVPPPIFHAETPLAASYPGTCLWLYDLYDFQTWHNRSGPDKNKVFWIRGESGCGKNILLTSLRRRLGRQWGPAGASIIGITAHPTSIPASVCRSLLGQLFLQDPRLRKALLELYRQPRADPEAFDDAQVLSFFSDFYIGQPIKTPTRRTFILVEIPDEAGSMYVGEVISRLSRLAHNSNFSICVTSAYHPETELYNTISVPMHIRNTDDILRFVSLNLMAEWEERNRTVMMIGRKAGGVFLWAEIVVNIVNAAILEGATQELIECTLQEVSGDLHGLYEWMLSTLNEKERAEALILFQWVILASEPMRLNDLFIAIRLTDPNQFEHYKRLGPLMALDVGAPFSMRDLRQLRNSVITSDTPCQFHRWVRTRSIGLLEAKSEGNDSLGLQRVQARHCSVRSFFLSGRGFTCLTSGNSTIPANLTTTDFLNISHYSLLRACLAYLNMRDFESLTQSPKPSPNVKSALFLNLNIPLRPFSTTANQRQLITSSYPFLQYAVSNLIFHLLSPQHFRYFLPQNELFLALSANKFHLWK, encoded by the exons ATGAAGATTCAAGAAGACCAGATCAAGTCAGTTGGGCTTACGCTGCTATATGAGCCTGACGGACCAATCGATCCAGCCGTTGA TATTATCTTGGTCCATGGCATGGGCGGCCATCCTGTCAGGTCATGGAAGTGCTTTGACGAAGGGCAAACGCCAACACCCATCACGCCAATACATCCCTCATCAACACAAGGGAAGAGACTGAGAAAGCCGCCTCCTACAGCGCAACTCAGGCGAACGAACTCGGAGCCGTTACTTGCCAAAGAGGAAGGCTTTGTTAGCAGATCGCGAACTTTGCTGAGAAAAGCCTCGTTCAAGTCATCTTCCCGATTACGTCTTGCCGACTTTGCGGATCAGCTTAACGAGGCCCCAAGGAACGACGTGTTCTGGCCGTTGGACTTTTTACCGCAATCCTGCCCAAACGCCAGGATATTTACGTGGGGCTACCACACCCTGGTTGTGGACAAGAAGCCCCTCCGGCTACAAGGCGACATATTTGCGCATGCCAGCGAGTTTTTGTTTGAACTGGCTACTGCGCGGGCAGCGTTTGGGGCGCAAGCGCGTCCTCTTGTCTTCGTTGCTCATTCCACCGGCGGTATCATCCTAAAAGAA ATCCTTCGCCTCGCCGACATCGAACGCGACGGACCTCTGAAAAATGTCCTTTTCTCGACATCCGCCGTGGTTTTCCTCGCTAGCCCTCACCGCGCCACGGAACATGCATCACTTGGAGACGCTGTGACAAGTATGGGCAGTGTGACCCTCTCTGTTGACCCGGACGATCCTGTTTTGCCACAGCTTtgtggtggcagcagcgCTGAGATTGAGCTTGGACGACAATCCTTCATCAGGCGATGGAACGAGTTCAACTTCAGGGTCAAGACATTCCAGGAGTCTGTTATTCCAAGCTTTGCAGATGCTGATGAGCGGGCTGCCGCA ACCGTACGTCGACTTGCAAGCTTCATCGGAGACCCTCGAGAAAAGGCAACAACGATCGGGGCTTTGCATAACAACGTTGCTAAGTTTTGGTCGATGGAAGATGCGGGATACCAAGCTTTGATAACTTGCTTGGCTGAGTTTGTTCGggacgaagaggaaaga CGTCATGTCCTGAATAGCGAAGAAACCGACTGCCTGGCGGCACTCGTTCCACCCCCAATTTTTCACGCCGAGACCCCCCTGGCCGCATCCTATCCTGGAACCTGCCTTTGGCTATACGATCTGTACGACTTTCAGACATGGCACAACCGAAGTGGCCCAGACAAGAACAAGGTCTTCTGGATACGAGGCGAATCTGGGTGTGGCAAGAATATCCTTCTCACGTCTCTACGCAGGAGGCTTGGACGACAGTGGGGCCCTGCTGGAGCATCCATTATCGGCATTACAGCACACCCGACAAGCATCCCAGCGAGTGTCTGTCGTAGTCTTTTGGGACAGCTATTTCTGCAGGACCCGCGTCTTCGGAAGGCATTACTCGAACTCTATAGGCAACCTCGAGCTGACCCGGAGGCCTTCGATGACGCCCAAGTTTTGTCATTCTTTTCCGATTTTTACATCGGCCAACCAATCAAGACCCCCACAAGACGAaccttcatcctcgtcgagATACCGGATGAGGCTGGGTCGATGTATGTCGGAGAGGTAATCAGTCGTCTGTCCCGTCTCGCACATAACTCCAACTTCAGCATATGCGTCACCAGTGCTTACCACCCCGAAACCGAGCTGTACAATACCATCAGCGTCCCAATGCACATCCGAAACACCGACGATATCCTTCGTTTTGTCAGTCTCAACTTGATGGCAGAATGGGAGGAACGCAACCGTACAGTCATGATGATTGGTCGCAAAGCAGGAGGCGTCTTTTTATGGGCTGAGATTGTGGTTAATATCGTTAATGCGGCTATTCTAGAAGGCGCTACTCAGGAGCTCATCGAGTGCACCCTACAAGAGGTTTCTGGTGATTTGCACGGGCTGTATGAGTGGATGTTAAGCACCTTGAACGAGAAAGAAAGGGCTGAGGCATTGATCCTCTTTCAGTGGGTAATACTTGCCTCCGAGCCGATGCGCCTGAATGATCTCTTCATTGCAATCAGACTCACCGACCCAAACCAGTTCGAACACTACAAGCGTCTCGGGCCGTTGATGGCTCTGGATGTTGGAGCCCCATTTTCGATGCGGGACCTCCGGCAACTTCGGAATTCTGTGATAACATCCGACACACCCTGTCAATTCCACAGATGGGTACGAACCCGCTCCATTGGTCTCCTTGAAGCCAAGTCGGAGGGAAACGATTCCCTTGGCCTTCAACGAGTACAGGCACGTCACTGCTCCGTCCGCTCTTTCTTCCTCTCGGGCCGAGGCTTTACTTGCCTCACGTCTGGCAACAGTACCATCCCGGCCAACCTAACCACGACCGACTTCCTCAATATCTCACATTACTCCCTCCTCCGAGCTTGTCTGGCCTACCTCAATATGCGTGACTTTGAGAGTCTAACTCAAAGTCCCAAACCAAGCCCAAACGTCAAGTCAGCCCTttttctcaacctcaacattCCGCTGCGGCCCTTCTCGACGACTGCCAACCAACGCCAGCTAATCACGTCATCCTACCCCTTCCTTCAATACGCCGTCTCCAACCTTATCTTCCATCTGTTGTCACCACAACACTTCCGCTATTTCCTACCTCAAAATGAGCTCTTCCTTGCCCTCTCCGCGAATAAGTTCCACCTATGGAAATGA
- a CDS encoding uncharacterized protein (EggNog:ENOG503P8K4; COG:S) — MAWARILWQVYLRVEDHIVARILQSPGFHHGVRRIHRRVEDFRYGRNPHEPLRQGEASADPREGYEQARSFFKYFIDELKNQAKGRPTDVAPPPAPPKK, encoded by the exons ATGGCTTGGGCTCGCATACTTTGGCAGGTGTACCTGCGAGTAGAG GATCATATCGTCGCCCGA ATCCTCCAAAGCCCCGGATTCCATCACGGCGTACGGCGCATCCACCGTAGAGTCGAAGATTTCCGATACGGGCGCAACCCACACGAACCACTGCGCCAGGGAGAGGCCTCAGCAGACCCTAGAGAAGGATACGAACAGGCTAGGAGTTTCTTCAAATACTTTATTGACGAGCTCAAGAACCAGGCCAAGGGAAGGCCAACGGATGTGGcacccccaccagcaccacccaaGAAGTGA